tcaatcggaccaattcctcagtttactccatatgttttgaatatcgcttacactgattttaaaagaaacaaaaggcaatggaaatatccatattctctagtgacagtgacgacagtgatttgagggactagcgatactgatagcgaaactgaaagtcgcgcttcatcacgggtaatgaaagcgtgaactacatgcagaccctggatgagtttgatttcatgtatagattaggctttcgaaatctgcttgccaatcattgttagttaaactgatgccGTATAtccgtgttacttctatgtacaaggtaaataatttttgatattattcacaaaaaatactgtACCTATCGAACTATTAcataggtactaacaaggggcaattgcatcgtttttacAGGAACTATGgcgtttctccattccatcaacttttgctgaggaataggaaatatttatattatctttttcaggacatttgatACATGGAagcgtcgcttccctgtgattgaaTTGACATtacgtttatctttacctaaatttcaagcaataataattgcaactgcagttttgcacaatatttgtcggaatcacaggttagaggaaattccaatcgaagtggagttatcaactgctgatattattaattatgagaacaatatagagaatcaagatgttggagaaagaacagcattaacaattaacttctttacttagtaaaataaaatacctttgcaatcactactatttacttttattgattatctacatttgtaattcaaagtaacaattattacaaattaacatagttttattagttaaaagttaaaatcataGAAACAggtaaaatttccatacattatctatactataattatataaagctgaagagtatgtttgtttatttgtttgtttgaacgcgctgatctcaggaacttccagttcgaattgaaaattctttttagtgttggatagcccatctATTGAcgatggctattatagggtatatatcatcacaccatGACTAATGGGACCAAAAACgggtaaaattgattacttttgaaagCGTTGCTGGGTtaaaagttatgcaacaattatgtataacggaattgtaatttgttccataacactggataatgtgtacagagtccaattattattatagggcaccgagtttactgcgtacttcatactaaaaactaaatcctttaaagatttattaatatattatgaacaatgttattaaacttcagtgtcaaaatatgttagcaaccacattactcacgttccatttcaactaattaaaaagtttgtaccTAAATATGTNNNNNNNNNNNNNNNNNNNNNNNNNNNNNNNNNNNNNNNNNNNNNNNNNNNNNNNNNNNNNNNNNNNNNNNNNNNNNNNNNNNNNNNNNNNNNNNNNNNNNNNNNNNNNNNNNNNNNNNNNNNNNNNNNNNNNNNNNNNNNNNNNNNNNNNNNNNNNNNNNNNNNNNNNNNNNNNNNNNNNNNNNNNNNNNNNNNNNNNNNNNNNNNNNNNNNNNNNNNNNNNNNNNNNNNNNNNNNNNNNNNNNNNNNNNNNNNNNNNNNNNNNNNNNNNNNNNNNNNNNNNNNNNNNNNNNNNNNNNNNNNNNNNNNNNNNNNNNNNNNNNNNNNNNNNNNNNNNNNNNNNNNNNNNNNNNNNNNNNNNNNNNNNNNNNNNNNNNNNNNNNNNNNNNNNNNNNNNNNNNNNNNNNNNNNNNNNNNNNNNNNNNNNNNNNNNNNNNNNNNNNNNNNNNNNNNNNNNNNNNNNNNNNNNNNNNNNNNNNNNNNNNNNNNNNNNNNNNNNNATGAGCTAACAATTTTGTTGAacagtataataaaaacttaactatgtaattgtaattgtagtccaaaataatttagtaatcaTAACATATTATACTGCTGCAAGATAAATTCACTATCCTACTCTAATAACTTTTGAcgctatattaaaatatttcaagttgAAAGACTTGCTACCGTAGTGCTTCCATTGCCCCTGCAATAGCTCCACCACTCAAAGCACACACTCAACTCACCGCACTCACGCACATATTAACCAGATCGTACACTCTGGACTCTGGACAGGTGGAAGCCACGAAGGGCGGACGAGAAGGTTCCCCTTCTCTAACTTACCGCCGACAAGGCGAACGGCCATCGTATCAAATAGCAAGACTTTACCCTTTGCTGGACTGGATACATAAACACAACACAGCGGCTCTTATCACTCATTCCACAATAAAACATAGGaaaaataacactataaatGATGTGTgattaattttaagaatttttatgttatcaaGTAAGTACTTAGTACGAGTCTATTCGCGCTCCGTCAATCTATTTACCGAGTCATTAAACATCTAGTTACTAGTAGGTATATCTGGATGATAAGCTTACTTGTAGCAGTGGCTCCCTTAAACAAATGGTAAGAATAGGTACAGGAAGTTTAGCGTCTACCTGAAAACACATGATTAATGTAAGTAACGATTAGCAttcttatttcaatttattctcTTTAAGTGCATATAACTTCGTTATGGTgatgaataattattgtttaaacaaaaacaccACTTCTAGTTCCAGTCAAAGGCCTCTATGTTTATTGGGTGCTCTAATAACGCAAGTACGAGCTATTAAACTTGTATGGgcgtaatataatatactcacttattatcatttaaaaaattggaaCTTAGATACCTACTTATGAAGGACTCGTAAAACTGTTAACCACATAACACCCAATCGTCCCAGAGGTAAGGGGTTTGGTCAGTTATGGCTGCCATACATGCTACGGTCCATCGGAAAGGTCCAccggtgcaggtatgcctgcgccgATAGAccgcaaaaatacaataaaaatctgCACAGGTCTATTCCCACACACATTGTAGATTTACCGGCGCAGGCATAGGTATGCCTGCGTATATAATATACTCacttattatcatttaaaaattggAACTTAGATACCTACTTATGAAGGACTCGTAAAACTGTTAACCACATAACACCCAATCGTCCCAGAGGTAAGGGTTTGGTCAGTTATGGCTGCCATACATGCTACGGTCCATCGGAAAGGTCCAccggtgcaggtatgcctgcgccgATAGAccgcaaaaatacaataaaaatctgCACAGGTCTATTCCACACACATTGGGTCTACCGGCGCAGGCATAGGTATGCCTGCGCCGGTAGACCGCAATGTGTGTGGTATCATAATAAGGTCCACCGGTGCAGGTGCACTGGTGGACCTTTCCGATGGACCGTACTATGTATGGCAGCCATTAGTTACTACCTACTGCTGGTAAATGGCAATTGTAAAAAAGTAGGTACACACAAATACATGCTTAGCATAAGCTACCTATCTACATGGATTTGGCAATATGCCAAAAAAGAGGTTAGCATTGGATAATgttcaaaattgtttaaatgaaacattttatgcAAAGCGACTTAAAATAAAcatgctatttatatttttgcggCCACACCCTTCAAATATATGTACGTAACCTTtgctaaatattaaatgatgtagtatattttaaatgttacacaTTAATGACTATTTTAGGACAATGTTTTAGTTgagttcataataaatataaaaatataggtatctACAAAATCAAGCATTTATATGGTTGAagttgaataaaaacttttaaaattactcCACATCCGCCCAAAACAGATTGATAAGATTTATTATCGCATTGAAGTAAAAGTGTCGACCAAACATCATACGACTTTCGTGCAACGCATACAATGCGCGCGTCACATGTACTACCCTATCAAATTTATTGGTTGAAGGTTGAAACTTGTAATTACTTTCTATAATTCATCCGCTGTGAGCTGTTGCGTAGGACTTTCATCTTTTATGTTGACGGCTGGCTCTATTAGAAAGAATAATGCATGAGCCACCCGTCATAATATTTTGCGCAAGTCAATCAAGACATATCAATTCTCGTCCGTTTTCGTAAGACTGTGGTACTACACCGGCCGTGCTGATCTATTTCGTTCTCTACTTAGATAAATTTCGCTAAGCAATGGCTCAaccacttttaaattaaaaattaaaatataacacccAAGACTTGATTATTTTCCTGTATTATCCCTTAAagtcaataataatttcatgtaTATCCGAACTACCtacactttattaaaaaatataaggtcagtcgggggaagtgcgccataaatttttcatagctggattcaatgcaaaataatttctttttgtgctgacttaagaatgtaattttattaatttaagaatatttggtattttgtgttaacaatctatagccattcaaggaaatcggaccataaattaataatatattgctcaaagtaaaaaaaatggaagtaggcgcacttgcctccggaaatggggtaagtgcgcctgtgtacaaaaaaacgccaatatgaaacattataaagaaaacactcattttagtccatagagaaataggttttactcgcattgctcttggataatttttaatcactcaatattataacaaactatggctgtcaaatcaaattcggagtaagtgcgccatatatttgtaaatcagggcttcaaaacattatacaatttctttttctatatttaggtattaatattagagttttgtgtgcggatatgctggaataaaaaaatagtaccctaatacgaaatccattttatttctaaaaactaaagaaaacatacaaaaatgtaggaattaacgattttgaatgcgttataactcaattacttagaatttgaccttatgatatttgatatgttttagctgcattatacccagataacgtgcctgatcgaacattTGCAACCttttcacgtaaagttgctctagaccaaggtatttcagtttttatttttttaaaaacgaactatctaaaacaacaaatatacgatgaattaactaatacgcccttttatttaagtcggctcaaaacaaaataccttgagtacaaaaaaatataccgttaagtctaacattttaataataataattcatgttagtaaaacatattctcaaaaaaggttgtttatatatggatcaggggcaagtgcgccatacgattATTAattgtggcgcacttgccctactcgacaattttgaggtacatttttttcgcattgctaaaaaatcctttattttagtatatataaataaaattcaggcaggaagttaaaataaaaggtttaaactatgtgttcaccttactggtttacagaaatatgttaaatatcttgaaatatttgatgttatattttacggggtcatctctgtttacggGTCTaagacacttaaaataaaatggcgaataaatcgtattaaaatgaacgaatgatgatgaattatgttttttagtggaactatatttcagttagtagcatagatataagattgcggtaattgtataaaatccatagttttcgatttttttagggcaggtgcacttaccccgtcggcgcacttgccccacctgaccttaatatataatattatcgtcAGCACTACTAATTTGTTAAGGAACAATCGTTTGTTTGTGAacttttattaactaattaatattcGAGTAAAGATGTATGGCGCTTTTAGCCTGATCCAAACAATTTGAAGTTTTCTAGATAATTCCGAAATGATAGATACCTACATAAGCAGATTCATAtacttaagtacctacataatttaCTTTGAATTAGAAGAACGTGTCCTGTGCCAAGAATAAAAAGCATAATTACGAATTAAGTTTCCTCCatgccaaataatattttttaatggaataGGAAACTATTTCACTACCCATTAAGCATTTCGATGGGCATTTGTAAGTTCATGTTTTACATACATTAGTTTATTGTGTAagtttaatgtaaaatgttattcatcATGATTAAAACACTACACATAATTGGGGACTTCGGCTACGTAGTTTTTCTTCATTATAGTAATTGCATGCTAATGTGTACCTTCTTTACAAgtaattaatatcatattcGCATGGCTGGTGACATACGCGGCGACGCGCCGCATTGGCCGCGCCGTTCGATACGCACGGCGCGCGCGTACCGTGCGGCACCTTACTTACCCTAAATCCACAGTATTCGCTAAACCTGAGTGACTAACACACCCTAACACTTATAAGGATACAATCATAAATCTCTCGTAAAGAACACGCTTCCGCAGTAAAGATTTGAGCAGGTATATTTTAACAGCTAGTAATTAACCATATCTAAACGTTATACGCCCTttaatctttgtttattttgcaagtatatttttattccaagaaGACCATAAAATGCTAACAAATGTTCTATTACTAAACATTGTTTATGgtaccaaatatttttgaaaataccgCGAATATGACTTGCTAAGAAAACATTTGCTTTCAGACAATTGTTATTCAGATATGAATGAGCTAGATTTGATAAAAGAAGTGGAAAAGCGTCCAATATTGTATGACAAATCAGTGAGTGGATTTAATAAGACCAAACTGAGGGACGACGCTTGGAAAGACGTGCAGGAATCACTCCATGTGTCTGGTAAGTAGGTAGCTAAAATCCTAAACCCAAAAAAATGtcgcgctaaccgtatttttagaagttgTCTATTCGCgttgtacctatataatacacTTTGCCCATGATTCCGTCCACGTAATAAGGTTTTTGCGGGATAAACAATACCCTTTAGCACTCGGGAGTAATATAGTTtgctattattaaaacaattttcaaaatcggtttagtagttccagagattagcttctacaaacctacaaacaaactcatatACTTctcttctttataataataatatatgtagatatataaaaaacttcATGTTTCTACAAAATGTTATCTTTAGTttgataatttaaagtaaacgtaaaacttgattttttaaagaaattattcataagtcTGCATATTCCCGCCCGCAAGCCGTACGCTGCAAAGTATGGAAAGAAttctcaaggccgtttgctcggtAGGGAGCCTTAAATGCCAATTACTGCCTATGAACGGACCTATTAGACACCTATTTAACCATAAAGTATTGTGCCTGaacttttaatataagtatattataattttctttgctCGTAACTTTCCAGGTCAATTCTAGTATGAAAGATAGAtcgatattttgaaattttactacAATGGTAGTTGTATCAAcaccaaattaaattgttacacAAGTggctgtataaaatatttttaaataattacaaagaaaTTAGGCAAACCTGAATTGTACATACCTATACTTAATAAACTTTcgtaattttatacttttatatgaaattaaatgatttatttgaacccgtaaaatgttataaattatttagattccgtcaatgttaactctaccaccagtccGGAAAGCAATTATCACCAGAGTAGAAAAGACAAGAAACTTTGGTGTTGCTCCTTTCAAAATCAGATTAAAGTACATATAAACTTCAGTACCTGATACAGAgacgaaaaaaaatacatttggttCTTTGTTgatgtttagagcagttcatttatatgctcgcaaaataagtcataaattaattttaaacttccaTATGAGCGTTCAACCAAAAAAAATCTCCCAAATTTGGTAATTTTAGTTGGATACGTGAAAATAAACATCTAAGTTGATATATGGGTTATTAAGAACTTTATTTGCTATACGTAATAAAGATGGAAACTAATTATTTTCTCTGTCTTGTTTTAGAATCGGAGTGCAAAAAAAGATGGAGATCCCTCCGAGACTCATTCATAAAGTTGCAACGAACGCACGGCGGACGCACACGGTGGCCATATCATCATGCCATGCGGTTCCTGCTGCCGCACATTGAGCCGAAACCAGAAGGAGGGTAAGCATGATTATCCTATTTCTTAATACatcttatacatatataatattacaaatgggAACGTTGTTAAGATGTTTGGAGAAAGTTTATAGGTTGTCAACGAGAAAACATCTCGCgaatttttttcatatcatatTAGCCACTTATTATCCTAGAAATATGCACAAACAAatctttattcttttatttcaaatacctgtaaatatttttatagatctaaAAAAGACGAAGACTCAGATGCAGAAGAAGAAGCAGCTCGTCAACGTGCTATATCAAACCTGCCTGACCTCTCATCCTTCAACCACGACAAGTTCGACGATGATGAAGATTCCCAACCGTCTCCGAAGAAACTCCGCCTAAACTCAACTGACGAAGATAACCCTTGCCAATGCAACCGAACCGATCCTGATGAACTATTTCTACTAAGCTGCGCTCCGACACTAAAAAGATTGAATTCGAAAAAATGCCGTCGCTAGACTTAAAATACAGAAAGTTCTTTACGAAGCCGAATTCGGTAACCAAACAGAGTTGCCATACGCGAAGCCAACAAGCGATTGTGGATATAATGGTACAGAATGAATCAAAAGGAGTTAGAAGTATATAAGAACACATTTTGTTGAATAGGTATTTACAGTCTAATATTTATGAGTGAGGAGAGCCTGACACGATTTATGTATAGAATTAGCTACATAAATGATTCCCGAATTAAACTTAGGTATGATCAGTATCCAGGCGAAACAGTTTAACGACGAAAAACTCATGACATTGTTCAAACTTACAAGTAGCTGCCATTTCTATGTTGTGTTGGACTAAACTAGCTATTCGTCAGCGTACGACCGGCTTTTAGTTGACCTACAGGGGTGTAgctttttatcattataattttatattttcgtaagGCATGtctaattacttatatttaagcCTTATATTTTTCATGTTCTTTAGAATCGTACTCgtatcgactgcctcggtggcgtagttgtattgcacgtccggtacaatagcgctctgaggtcctgggttcgaatcccgggtcgggcaaagtgatatttgggtttttctgctcagtatcagcccggagtctg
This genomic window from Manduca sexta isolate Smith_Timp_Sample1 chromosome 12, JHU_Msex_v1.0, whole genome shotgun sequence contains:
- the LOC115441547 gene encoding LOW QUALITY PROTEIN: transcription factor Adf-1 (The sequence of the model RefSeq protein was modified relative to this genomic sequence to represent the inferred CDS: inserted 2 bases in 1 codon); protein product: MNELDLIKEVEKRPILYDKSVSGFNKTKLRDDAWKDVQESLHVSESECKKRWRSLRDSFIKLQRTHGGRTRWPYHHAMRFLLPHIEPKPEGGSKKDEDSDAEEEAARQRAISNLPDLSSFNHDKFDDDEDSQPSPKKLRLNSTDEDNPCQCNRTDPDELFLLSCAPTLKRLNSKXNAVARLKIQKVLYEAEFGNQTELPYAKPTSDCGYNGTE